In the Flavobacterium pallidum genome, one interval contains:
- a CDS encoding VOC family protein, with the protein MKKQITPCLWYNNQAKEAAALYYSVFADAKITAQSPIVTEIEISGQKMILLDGGPMYQPNASISFYCICTTPEELDNAWNALSNGGTVMMPLDKYPWGERYGWVNDKFGVSWQLALGKISDVGQKITPCLFFTGTGYGQAGQAIAHYSDVFENVTIDGILRYGQDEAPEQEGKIKHAQIALDGQKFMLMESTAAHDFTFSEGVSFTVYCETQQEIDYYWEKFTESGQESMCGWLKDKFGVSWQIIPTMLGTIMSDPAKAGKAAKAFMSMRKLNIAQLIEATVR; encoded by the coding sequence ATGAAAAAACAAATCACGCCTTGTTTATGGTATAACAACCAGGCGAAAGAAGCGGCTGCACTGTATTATTCGGTTTTTGCCGATGCAAAGATTACGGCACAATCACCCATAGTCACCGAAATCGAAATTTCAGGGCAGAAGATGATCCTGCTCGACGGCGGCCCGATGTATCAACCGAATGCATCGATTTCGTTTTATTGCATTTGTACAACACCGGAAGAACTGGACAACGCGTGGAATGCTTTGAGCAATGGCGGAACAGTCATGATGCCATTGGATAAATATCCGTGGGGCGAAAGATACGGCTGGGTCAACGATAAATTTGGCGTGTCATGGCAACTGGCCTTAGGCAAGATCAGCGACGTCGGGCAGAAAATTACCCCTTGCCTGTTTTTTACCGGAACAGGATATGGCCAGGCTGGGCAGGCCATCGCACATTACAGCGACGTTTTTGAAAATGTGACCATCGACGGCATCCTGCGCTACGGACAGGACGAAGCACCTGAGCAGGAAGGAAAAATAAAGCACGCACAAATCGCATTGGACGGACAGAAATTTATGCTGATGGAAAGTACGGCAGCGCATGATTTTACATTCTCAGAAGGCGTTTCGTTTACAGTCTACTGTGAAACCCAGCAGGAAATCGATTACTATTGGGAAAAATTCACCGAAAGCGGGCAGGAAAGCATGTGTGGGTGGCTGAAAGATAAATTTGGCGTTTCATGGCAAATCATCCCTACCATGCTCGGCACCATCATGAGCGACCCTGCTAAGGCGGGTAAGGCGGCAAAAGCCTTTATGTCGATGCGCAAGCTCAACATCGCACAGCTTATAGAAGCTACTGTCCGATAG
- a CDS encoding chloride channel protein — protein sequence MLRKFLYRTENLLVWARNRLTEKQFIFLSSVLVGISVAFAVILLKSFAHYVYYFATYINGILKLSFINSILPIVGILLTVVVVKKILGGTIEKGTSQILFAVAKKAGIIPRKQMYAQIVTSSLTVGLGGSAGLESPIVITGAAFGSNFAQRYRLSYKDRTLLIGCGVAAGIAAAFNAPIAGVLFAVEVLLVDVSISAFTPIMIAAATGALVSVIVLDETILMSFKQQQVFDYHNIPFYTVLGLFTGFIAVYYSRNFQRVEHFFSRLKFTPYKKAFVGATLLAVIIFIFPTLFGEGYESIKILSESDPGQLLENTLFGGLRNNKFALLAFVGMTMMMKVFATGITLGSGGNGGNFAPSLFLGSYCGFFFSSLLNFTGLTKLPVSNFTMVGMAGILSGIFHAPLTAIFLIAEITGGYNLMIPLMIVSSISFAVSKRFEKHSMDVKHLAKKGHVFTSNKDTNILNTLETTQIIQTDYLTVTEDENLEKLVDLISHSNQVIFAVTDKENNLKGIVHFNDIREIIFSNFKVKYTRIREVMAQPREIISPNDTMETVMNKFENSKMAFLPVLKNGKYFGFISKAQALEAYRSKLKSMVFE from the coding sequence ATGCTCAGAAAATTCCTTTATCGCACAGAAAACCTGTTGGTGTGGGCACGCAATCGGCTTACAGAAAAACAGTTCATTTTCCTGTCGAGCGTATTGGTGGGCATTTCCGTTGCATTTGCGGTGATTTTGCTGAAGTCGTTTGCACACTATGTATATTATTTTGCAACCTACATCAACGGCATCCTGAAACTGAGCTTCATCAACAGTATCCTGCCGATTGTGGGGATATTGCTCACAGTGGTCGTGGTGAAGAAAATCCTCGGCGGCACGATTGAGAAAGGCACTTCGCAGATCCTGTTCGCTGTGGCGAAAAAAGCCGGTATCATTCCGCGGAAGCAAATGTATGCGCAGATTGTTACAAGCTCGCTTACCGTGGGGCTTGGTGGATCGGCCGGATTGGAAAGCCCGATTGTGATTACGGGAGCAGCTTTCGGATCCAATTTTGCACAGCGTTACCGCTTAAGTTACAAAGACAGGACATTGCTGATCGGTTGCGGCGTGGCAGCTGGTATTGCGGCGGCATTCAACGCCCCTATTGCAGGCGTGCTTTTTGCCGTTGAAGTATTGCTGGTCGATGTCAGCATTTCCGCATTTACACCCATTATGATTGCGGCAGCCACGGGTGCTTTGGTATCGGTGATTGTTTTGGATGAAACGATATTGATGTCGTTTAAGCAGCAACAAGTCTTTGACTACCATAACATTCCTTTCTACACAGTACTTGGGCTTTTCACCGGATTTATTGCCGTATATTATTCAAGGAATTTCCAACGTGTGGAGCATTTTTTCAGCCGTTTGAAATTTACGCCTTATAAAAAGGCGTTTGTCGGCGCTACCTTGTTGGCAGTGATTATTTTCATCTTTCCAACGCTGTTCGGCGAAGGGTATGAAAGCATTAAAATCCTGTCTGAAAGTGATCCCGGGCAACTGCTCGAGAATACGCTTTTCGGTGGATTGCGCAACAATAAGTTTGCCTTGCTTGCCTTCGTAGGCATGACGATGATGATGAAGGTTTTCGCTACGGGCATCACTTTAGGCAGCGGCGGAAACGGAGGCAACTTTGCCCCTTCGCTGTTTCTGGGTTCTTATTGCGGATTTTTCTTTTCCTCTTTGCTGAATTTCACGGGATTGACAAAATTGCCGGTAAGCAACTTTACGATGGTAGGCATGGCGGGGATCTTAAGCGGAATTTTCCACGCGCCACTTACCGCGATATTCCTTATTGCAGAAATCACGGGCGGCTACAACCTGATGATTCCACTGATGATCGTATCGTCAATCAGTTTCGCGGTATCGAAACGTTTTGAAAAACATTCGATGGATGTGAAGCACCTGGCCAAAAAAGGACATGTTTTTACCAGCAATAAAGATACCAATATCCTCAATACACTCGAAACCACGCAGATTATCCAGACCGATTACCTTACCGTAACAGAAGATGAAAACCTCGAAAAGCTCGTAGACCTGATATCCCATTCGAACCAGGTGATTTTTGCCGTGACCGATAAGGAAAATAACCTGAAGGGCATTGTGCATTTTAACGATATCCGCGAGATCATCTTCAGTAATTTTAAAGTGAAATACACCCGAATCAGGGAAGTGATGGCACAACCGAGAGAGATCATTTCGCCAAACGATACGATGGAGACCGTGATGAATAAATTTGAAAACAGTAAGATGGCGTTCCTTCCCGTACTTAAGAATGGGAAATATTTCGGGTTTATTTCCAAAGCCCAGGCACTGGAAGCGTATCGTTCGAAATTAAAATCAATGGTTTTTGAATAG
- the ggt gene encoding gamma-glutamyltransferase, with product MLKKILPALLLLFCVSAPAQQPLVTDHAMVVSAREEASKIGSDIMKKGGNAFDAMAATELALAVAYPYAGNIGGGGFMVYRKANGETGALDYREKAPMAATKNMYLDNKGNVVPKLSTDGAMAVGVPGTVAGVFAAHERFGKLPIKDIIEPVIALAKNGVIVTAGQEKQCSTYRENIIKISGSGTLLAKAWKSGDTIKYPALAKTLERILKNGRDEFYKGETAKSIVAFIQKSGGIITMEDLARYEVKWRKPVTFDYKKLKITSMSPPSSGGITLAQIMKMISGFPLAKYGHNSPQAIQVITEAERRAYADRNYFLGDPDFTVIPYDELLSKSYLKKRMKSFHPNKATPSSEVSHGQITISESNETTHYSIVDGEGNAVAVTTTLNGAFGSKLYSDELGFFFNNEMDDFSVKPGEPNSYGLIGAEANSIAPQKRMLSSMTPTIVEKEGKLFMVLGTPGGSTIITSVLQTILNVYEYHMNIQDAVNAPRFHHQWLPDEVLFEPGKFPQQTIDELTVEGYHINEKSAPVIGKVDAILINAQGKREGGADYRGDDKAVGY from the coding sequence ATGCTTAAAAAAATCCTGCCTGCGTTGCTTTTGCTTTTCTGCGTAAGCGCTCCAGCCCAACAACCTTTGGTGACCGATCACGCCATGGTCGTTTCGGCAAGGGAAGAAGCTTCAAAAATAGGGTCAGATATCATGAAAAAAGGCGGCAATGCGTTTGATGCGATGGCGGCAACGGAACTTGCTTTGGCAGTCGCTTATCCCTATGCCGGAAATATCGGCGGCGGCGGATTCATGGTTTACCGAAAAGCAAATGGCGAGACCGGTGCGCTCGATTACCGCGAAAAAGCACCGATGGCAGCGACCAAAAACATGTATCTTGACAATAAAGGAAACGTCGTCCCGAAATTAAGTACAGATGGTGCCATGGCAGTAGGTGTTCCCGGAACGGTAGCGGGCGTTTTTGCAGCACATGAAAGGTTTGGGAAATTGCCGATAAAGGATATTATCGAACCGGTGATCGCTTTGGCAAAAAATGGGGTCATCGTAACCGCGGGGCAGGAAAAGCAATGCAGCACTTACAGGGAAAACATCATTAAAATCAGTGGCAGCGGCACGCTTTTGGCGAAAGCCTGGAAATCCGGTGATACCATTAAATATCCCGCATTGGCAAAGACTTTGGAACGCATATTAAAAAACGGCCGCGATGAGTTTTACAAAGGGGAAACTGCGAAATCCATCGTCGCTTTCATCCAAAAAAGCGGTGGGATTATCACCATGGAAGATTTAGCCAGATATGAAGTAAAGTGGCGAAAACCGGTGACTTTCGATTATAAGAAATTGAAAATCACCTCGATGTCGCCGCCTTCAAGTGGTGGTATTACACTGGCACAAATCATGAAAATGATTTCAGGATTTCCGTTGGCAAAATACGGGCACAACAGTCCTCAGGCGATACAGGTCATTACCGAGGCCGAGCGCCGCGCCTATGCGGACCGCAATTATTTCCTCGGTGACCCTGATTTTACCGTCATTCCGTATGATGAATTGCTCAGCAAAAGCTACCTGAAAAAACGAATGAAATCATTCCATCCCAACAAAGCGACACCATCATCTGAAGTGTCACATGGGCAGATTACGATTTCAGAAAGCAACGAAACCACGCATTATTCGATTGTAGATGGGGAAGGCAATGCCGTGGCGGTCACTACGACACTGAACGGCGCTTTCGGGTCAAAGCTCTATAGTGACGAACTGGGTTTCTTCTTCAACAATGAGATGGACGATTTCAGCGTAAAGCCAGGCGAACCGAATTCCTACGGGCTCATCGGTGCGGAAGCCAACAGCATCGCGCCACAGAAACGCATGCTGAGTTCGATGACACCCACGATCGTGGAAAAGGAAGGAAAATTGTTCATGGTTTTGGGAACACCGGGTGGTTCTACCATCATTACATCCGTATTGCAGACAATCTTAAACGTTTATGAATACCATATGAACATACAGGACGCTGTCAACGCACCGCGGTTCCACCACCAGTGGCTGCCGGATGAGGTGCTTTTTGAACCCGGTAAATTTCCGCAGCAAACCATTGATGAACTCACTGTCGAAGGGTATCATATCAATGAGAAAAGTGCGCCCGTCATCGGCAAAGTGGATGCCATATTGATCAATGCACAAGGCAAACGCGAAGGCGGCGCCGATTATCGCGGCGATGACAAGGCAGTTGGTTATTAA
- a CDS encoding acyl carrier protein phosphodiesterase yields the protein MNFLAHIYLSGDNDLMKIGNFMADGIRGKHFEEFPEGVRKGILLHREIDTYTDAHPIWRESTKKLHERYHHYAGVIVDVFYDHFLAKNWNKYSTETLEDFTDGFYKILIAHYDILTEKTKAMMPYMIRHNWLLSYRTLQGMERILTQMDHRTGDKSNMRFAHLELRRHYDAFEKEFTEYFVELQHFCTEKKKSL from the coding sequence ATGAATTTCCTCGCACACATTTACCTTTCCGGCGATAACGACCTGATGAAGATCGGGAACTTCATGGCAGATGGCATCCGCGGAAAACACTTTGAGGAATTTCCTGAAGGGGTCCGCAAAGGCATTTTACTCCACCGCGAGATCGATACTTATACCGACGCGCATCCGATCTGGAGGGAAAGCACTAAAAAACTGCACGAACGTTACCATCATTATGCGGGCGTGATCGTGGATGTATTTTATGATCATTTCCTGGCCAAAAACTGGAATAAATATTCTACGGAAACACTCGAGGATTTCACCGATGGCTTTTACAAAATACTGATCGCGCATTACGACATCCTGACCGAAAAGACAAAAGCCATGATGCCTTATATGATCCGCCACAACTGGCTGCTCAGTTACCGCACACTGCAAGGCATGGAACGCATCCTGACGCAAATGGACCACCGCACCGGCGACAAATCAAACATGCGGTTTGCCCATCTGGAACTTCGCAGGCATTACGACGCTTTTGAAAAAGAATTCACGGAATATTTCGTCGAACTACAGCATTTTTGTACCGAAAAAAAGAAGTCTTTATGA
- a CDS encoding DUF1801 domain-containing protein: MKTEIIDYNNSQNSTDKAVCDRIASIIDDHLIDAESKIWHAHPVWLLNGNPIVGYSKQKAGIRLMFWSGADFDEEGLNVIGKKFRDASIFYCSLSEINTEDIMRWLKKSREIQWDYKNIVKRKGRLEKLDASGFTE, translated from the coding sequence ATGAAAACAGAAATCATTGATTATAACAACAGCCAAAATTCAACTGACAAAGCGGTTTGCGACCGGATTGCCTCAATTATCGATGACCATTTAATCGATGCGGAAAGTAAAATCTGGCATGCGCATCCCGTCTGGCTTTTAAACGGGAATCCCATAGTGGGCTACAGCAAACAGAAGGCCGGAATCAGGCTGATGTTCTGGAGCGGTGCCGACTTCGATGAAGAGGGCTTAAATGTCATTGGAAAAAAGTTCAGGGATGCTTCCATTTTTTATTGCAGCCTGTCCGAGATCAATACTGAAGATATAATGCGCTGGCTCAAAAAATCAAGGGAAATCCAATGGGATTATAAAAACATCGTCAAAAGGAAAGGACGTTTGGAAAAATTGGATGCATCGGGATTTACGGAATAG